TGTTTCAAACCCCATACAGCTATTAATTCAACGCAGCTCTCCCAGAGAATCTGATTGGCACCTCAAATCCTTTCCCGTGAATCAAAAGTCCCGCCCCTGTGTCGATCATGACCTGCCGTCGCGTTACCTCGTCCCCTCATTGGCTGCGGGTCCTTGAACCAAAAGTCCTGCTAATACGTTGCCATGATAGCACGTGGGGTTTGTGTAGAGTCCTTATCGGACGGCATTGGCTAGGATTCTTTGAAACACCTGCTGTTTTGGTGACTTTGCTCCGTCGGACTGGGAATACTAGATTTGGATCTTTTCCGCTTGCTAGACCGAGCGATTTACATTTGGTCCTGCATTGTTAAGGATCAAGTGGACTATTTAGTTCTCGCGTGCCCAGTCTTGGCTTTTACTCCCTCCTCAACGAAAGCCACATTATAGCCCCTTTCAACTCAACCCGTCAATATGGCTTATACACGACTTTTGATCCCTCTGACTCTTATGTCGGGCGCTTCTGCTGCCTCGAGCAAATCTTGTCCTCGCGACCTTCCTCTTTCATGCCACAACACCACTGCCGTCGCAGATACATGCTGCTTTATCCCCGCTGGTCAGCTTCTTCAGACGCAGTTCTGGGACGCCAACCCGGCTGCGGGCCCATCTGGTAAGTCGCCTCGGCATTGAGAGGGTCCTGTTTCTGACGGTGTACAGACTCCTGGACAATCCATGGTCTCTGGCCCGACTACTGTGACGGCACATACCCGCAGTTCTGCGATACTAGCCGTGAATACGACGACATCAGAGGCATCGTGTCCCAGTTCCTCGGCAATTCGACCCTGTCCTACATGAACAAGTACTGGGTCAGTGACAATGGCGACGATGAGTCTCTCTGGCAGCATGAGTGGGACAAGCACGGCACTTGCATCAGCACCCTGAACCCTGATTGCTACACCGGCTACAGAACCGGTGCTGAGGCAGCAGATTACGTCAAGAGGACTGTCTCACTGTTCAAGACTCTTCCCACGTACAAGTGGCTCTCTGAAGCTGGTATTGAGCCGTCCGAGTCCAAGACTTACACTGCCAGCGAGATTCAAGACGCTCTTGAGGAACAGCATGGTGCGCAAGTGACGATCGGCTGCAGCGGCAAGACCCTCAACGAGGTTTGGTATCACTTCAATGTTCAGGGATCGCTTCAGGAGGGTACTTTTGTTCCTTCGGATCCTGATGGAAGCAAGAGCAGCTGCCCTGACTCTGGCATCAAGTATCTGCCCAAGAGTTCTTAAACCAAGACTTGGGTGCCAGTCACACTGTTTTCAGATGTGAAATGTCGAGGCAATAGGAAACGCACATAGACAAAGAGATGAATAAACACAGTACATAAACATATGTCTTGGTGAGATAGGAGCCAGAATGCCAAGACTCTTGCATAGGTGCTCCCCAGCCAGCATACTTGAATTTCATTAACCTTTCGGGCTTCGTTGAAGCTTGCATTCTATCATCTGACGCAATCCCGTAGTCATATAAATGGAATGACTGGCTGTTTGACAGATATCAGACTAGATACGTAATTCCAAGCATTCTGTGGTTGATCTAGCTACTTGCGATAATCTATACAACAGGGCtggtctcctcatcaatcTTGATTCCAAACGCACCCGAAGCACCGGTATAACTCTCATTAACAGCCTCGCTCGCGTAAAccctcatctccttctcataAGCAGCCGTGACACCAGGTTTGTACCCTCCAGCTTCGCGCAGCAACCTTCCCAACAGCGCCGAGTCTCGCACAGCGGTGTTGGCACCGATACCTCCAGCAGGAGTCATGGAGTGGACAGCATCTCCAATGACAGTCACACGAGGCTCGTTGGGCCATTCTGGGACGCCTGATGGGGTTGAGCAGGTGATTTTCCAGAACGCGGCTTCAGACTCGTTCATCTCGTCAAAGAGCGGCTTGAAGCGTGGGTGCCAGTCTTTCGAAATCGACTTGGCAATGTCTGCGGCCTGCTTGCCCACAATGGTGTAATCGTCGTTGGGAGCTCGAATGACACCCGGTTCTCCTCCCATGGTCCAGCCGAACTCGACATTCGGGTCGTCCAGCTCGCCAGGGCGGACGTTGGTAATGATGAAAACAGCACCGTCTGAGCGTGTGGCGTCTCGCAGTCGGAATACACCCTCGCCGAGTCCCTTGAATGCAGTGGTCGGTGCCTGGCCGTGGATACCTCTGGCGCCGGTGTCGTAGACCTTGAGTTTTCCGCCCGAGACCTGCTTCGCGACCTTGGAGTAGATACCTTCACCACCGACGAGCATTGAGCCCTCAATCGACTTGGTACCATCGGAGAAAATGGCCCGGACACCATCATCGGTCAACTCATAGCCTGTGACATTCCTAGACCACTCAATGTGATCTTCACAGCCCTCAGCAAAAATCCTGCGCATATCTCCTCGCGCAATGCCAACAACCTTCCCACCCCGCGATACCAGCTTCTCAGGCACAACATGCTCCGTCTGCTCACCAGTCACGGCATCAAAAGCGGAGAAGCCACTTCCTCCAGTCTTGCCGCACTTGTCCCAAAAGTGCTCCCATGTCTTGGCATCAAGAACTGATTCGATGGCGTCCAGACCCTCCGTAGAGAGACGGAGCCGATAGCCTTGGGCGCGAAAGATAAACGACTCATCGCGCTCAAAGATGCGGAATGGAATCTTGGACAGACGGAGAGATtgggcgagaagaagagatgcGAGGCCGGAGCccgagatgaggatgggCTTTGTCACCGACATGTTGATATGGgtgagatggagaagcacaAGTCGTGGTGGAGAGTGGTGAGGTTAAATGATAAGGAGGGTTGGAATGCTCGCATCAGCCAGTGACGCCTTACCGCGCGGCTTATATCAGCAAAGAGAACTTAGAAGTCCATTTTCCCCGCTCGAAAAGTTCCTATTATTAATCCACTCTAGCTACTTCAAGTTTGGACTGCAGCGCCATCGACTTGGCTTTGGCCTAGGGTAGCTTTCCGGCGCGACAAAGCTTGATGCCTCGGGACCGAGATAGATGCTACTTTTTGACTCCTTACTTTGTATCGACGACTTGGGTCGCTGCATTATTGGAATCAATTCTTATTCAAGCTTCTTTGGCCCTCCCGCTGTGTCCGAATAATGTCTGAGTATATTGCTGGCGAAGAGAGCATCCAATATGCCAAGATATGTCTCGGTCAGCCAACATGCTTTTCTGGAGTTTTCAGCCGCGCGCGTTTTCGGAGTTTTCGGATCAGCCCAATTTGGATCCTTGTTTGCTTCGTCAGCGGCACACACCCAAGACAACCAGGTAGCGACAAACCCTATCTCTGCCAAGCTGAGGTTGCAGCACTAACGCAGGACCTGACGTGAACTTGACCAGGGCCCAGAGCCGCTTAGTAGTCGGAGGTGATAAAGAGATCGTAAACCTATTGACCATGCCAAGCATCTCGGTACTGAAAAAAGTTCAATATGGGGAGGTGTAGGGTGGCTAGGAATGgatgacaaggtcaagacctGAGGACGGGAGTCGTATACTCCGTACGGGATCATCGCTGACCAGGGATTTCAAGAATGGAACGGAAGAAATCAGCTTGAATGGTCTTGACAACTCATATAAATACATGAAATAAATCGCTAATTTTCCAAGCTTTGCAAATTGGGTATCTAAACCAATAATGCCAATGCGTATACCCCATACTGGGCAGTCTCACAAGACCTCCTATGTCatatctcatctcatctcgccAATTCAGACATTAGATCCCCGTCTCTATTGTCCCGTGCTCTGTCACCGTGCCCAGTTTCGTCCCGTCCACCTTCACTTTGCCCACTCCCCGGCCTACTCCCCGGCCGACGTTGCTCAGTATCGCCGAGTAGCTCATACTCGGGCTCATTCGTCGGTAGCTCGTGTGGTCCTTGGTCGATGGGTAGTTCTGCTGGTTTGTCGTTGCTGACTGCACGGTATCCTTCTTGGTGCATCTGCTCTGGACTCATGGGGTCTTGTTGTGTGTCGGTGTTTGGGGATCTTCTTCTGCGGCGGATGACCATGAAGATGGCGCCTGCTGCAGCCAAGGCGCCAAGGCTGACGCCAACACCAATACCCGCCTTGGCTCCTGTAGATAGACCACTTGATGGTTCGGATGTTTCGCCGTCGTGGCCGTGGTTCGAGTTTGACGATCCAGTTgaaccctcctcctcctcattatcgtcctcatcgtcatcgtcggaCGTTGGCGCATTTTCGTTCACGGTCGCAACCTTCTTCGCATCCGCCCACGTTCCATAATCGTCTAAGTGTAGTTCCATAACATCCTTTCCCTTTCGATAAAAGATCCAGAGGTCTTCAGATTCCGGGGCGGCAACTAGTGCCATTCGAGCCGACTTGTCACCGGCCTTGGgccacttcttctcccctGGATCCTTGGCAATTTGCCATCCGTCTTTGCCGTTGGTGATCTGATGAAGCTTTGAGTCTGTACCGATGTAGAATATGTTCGTCAAGGATTCTTCGTTGGATGCCAGTGCCAGGCTGACTGTCGTCATGTCGATTTCTGGAAGAATGAATGGTACGTCCTTTGACCAGTCAAAGGCATACTTCGATGTTGCTGTTTTGTTGGTTGGTGCCGGGCTCTTGAAGCCTAGTGGGAGGGAGCCTGTTGTGTTCCAAGTCAGCGTCCTTATAATCGCATATCTCCTCCTTGAAGCGTCATCGCGTCGAGATCGGGAGGGTGGTCAAACATACTCAGACCCCacttgtccttgttctcctccttgTATCCAGCAATGGCAAAGTTGTCCCCATCGTATGGAAAGATCACCGACATGTTGGTCCCAGTCATCCTCGCTGCCCCCAACGCCTTGCCCTCTGGTTCGAGTTGGGATACAGGTCCAATGTAAACCCAGTCGGTATCATCGTCGTATGCTAGGACATTGACCTTTCCATCCTCGTCGTGGTAGAAGACCCGGTTCCCGCCGGACTCGCCAAGCTCCACCACCGCTAGCCCTGTTTCCTCGTGTATAGATGGTGCGCCCGCGTCCTCGCTGACCTTGTACTCTCCACCCTCTTGTAGTTCGTAGTCGCCCGTCTTCCAGTTGCATGTCATGTCGGCGTTGACTAACGAACCGTCGCGCGCCTGAAAGAAAACTGAAGCCTAGCACATCGCTTCGCGTTAATATCTTGTTCACAGGGGCGAGGAATAGCGAATAGGGTTACTCACGACTGTCGttcccatctcatcatcatacCATCCGACCACTGCGAGTGGTGTCGCTGGCTtcggcttggccttgattgGAAACTTGTGCATCTTGTCTGTCGGAAATACGGCCGAGCCATTACTGTTGCAAGCGGTGTGCACAAGATCGCCAGACCCAGGATCTTGGAATGCAAAGTGAGGCGTGAGAGAATAATCCGACCATGTCCACCAACCCGTCATTCCCATGGCCGGATTTGCGAGGAGTAGTAGCGGccccaaggccgaggcgaCGATTGACCGAAGCATGTTCGGCGGATGATCTGATTCGAAGGAGGGACACGTCGAGGAGCAAAACCCGAGGCCACGGCTTGCTCAGCTTGATGGGATTTCCATCCGGGCAGCGCGCGGGGAAGATCGAAGGATGTTGACAAACGACGCGCAAAAAAGGATCTAGTCCAAAGTATGATGTTAAGGTTAAAATTGAAAGGACCCAAGAATCCAGACAAGCAAACGGGCTCTGAGGGACAGGGTCCAATTTCGCCCTGCTGGGCAGAGCGATGCACAAAAAGCGTAGCATCCTGCGCAGACAGGGCTTTGGATTTGCAGGGGTTGAAAGGTACGGCAGGCTGACTAGAGGCAAGGATTAATCCGCTAGTGCTGATTTTTGGCTGCTTATGGCATGAGTTTGAAACGTAGACGAGCTTTGCCGAAGCAGGCTGTGGAAGTGCAAGACTTGGTGTGTCGAGCTATTGTGCCAGGCACGGCTTTTGGTCTTTGCCAAGGTTCCAAGACTCTTGGAACGATGAGATCGGGGCTTGCCAAGTCTCTAACAAACTCAAGTTCTTGATGTTCTCATGTCCTCACATTTCATCCTTCCTCTCTGTACTGCAAGACGTGGCTCCATCTCGAATGACGGCAGCAGGGTTCAGGGGTTCATTGGCATAAGACATTCAGCCCCATGCAGTTCAGCCCCCAAGCCGCTttgcccatctccatcatccattGGTGGGCAACAGCGAATAATATGCCCAATTGAGGAGGCGCTCATAATAACATGAGACCCTGGCCCCATCAATCAAGCCGATCCGCTGGCCCTACTCTTGCCCAAAGGTCCTCGCTTCCGACATCCGTGATTGCAATGGACGGATACGGTACCCGTGATTTTTGCGAGCCTTACGCCTTACGCCTTATGACTGCAGGTCAGATCCTGACCTTGCGCACCCGTTCCCGAAGTGTCAGCAATGGGAGGCGTCGTGTTTCAAATGACGCGAAGAGGAGATCTTTTGCGACTTGGGTCTGTTGGCTAATACAAACAAGATTGAGTTGCCCGTTGTTTTTATGCTCGTTTAGACTTGTCGAGTCGTGTCGAGGTAAGTGTGCGAAAACGGGTTGCTCTGAGGCAGATGGCATTCAAGGAcaatgagaagaagaagcattGACATTTCATCAATTGTTAAATGGCCCGCCTTGTCTCTACCAATACGGGAATAGTAGCGAGTGTATTTCATGGTACTTGATTCAGGCTATAATATCCAGGTTGTTAATGACAGGTCAAGTCCATCCACCCTGGGAGCAGCGGGTACCGACTGCAACCGAGAAGCATTACCATATTACAGAAGCAAATAGGCAAGAAACGGGAGAATGTTCCAAGGCACGTCGCCTATCCATCACGAATCGCCATTGTCAAGCAACTCGTCGAATGAATACTCCATCAGGGCCGCTTCCAGTTCCTGCTTTGCCATACTCCCCCTTCGTTCCTTCGCGCGCTCCAAGTCGAGATCTTCAGCGCTCAAACTCTCCTCTTCAAGCGGCCCCTCATTCATTTTCTCCTTCCCCGTCAGGAGTCTGTCAATGGCGTTTTGATTTATGTTTCGAGTCAACGACGATCCCTCCTTGCGAAACCGACAAAATTCATCCAACGTTGGTGTGTGAGTTCGATTGATCAACGTAGCACTTAGAAGTGCCGCCGATACAAAATTGGTGGCTAGCTGCAGCCATATCAGTGCCTCTTCTATGGTCGAAGAATCCGTTGGTTGTCGAAATTCGATCGTGCGGCTGTTTGGATAGTCTTTTGTTATGGCGCTGAAGTTCCATTGGTAGGATTTCTGAGGTGAGATGAGAATTGCCAGCGTCCCGTGACCCTTTTGCGCGTCATTGGAGCATGTTTAGTGAAGCAGATCGAGACCTCGAGTGTTATTTCTATCAGCCGGATAGAACTGAGTGGTAATGTGTCTATACCACCTTCAGTGCTAGACAAAGAACGAGAGAGCCCCATGGGGTTCGGCAACTGAGTTTTTATACCCGTCTCTCAATACGTTATCTCGTCGTGTTGCTTGTTTTTGACCTACCTAGCGTCTTTTATAGGCTCCAGTCATTGGATGAAACACGAAAACCAAAAGCAGCTCAGCTCAGTTTGCATGTAGGAGTAGTCTGATCATGCGGAACGCCATCACTTGGCACGGGCATTGCTCCATTCAGGCGGACTTCTACTAGCCAGGAACGGACAAGGGGCAAGCCACGGCCTTGGCTACTTGGAGTTGAACCCGCTTCTTGGCATCGATAGAGTAGGAGAAGTTGAAGGAGGTAGGTTGCAAAGTTTTATAAGCGGCACATTCCTCTGCTCGCATCAGAGGCATGCCTCCCGCCTACCCAGGTGGGTGTAAGTATGGTCAACACTCATTATCACACGTCGCCCAAGAATAGTTCAAGCCAGTAATCTGAGAAGAATGAATGAATTCCCTAAGTCCGAAAGGCCGTCAAGTGTATGTAAACAACAGGATTCCTTCCGCTCACATTCCACTCTTCAATGTCCGCTATCTGACCTCTGATCAATGATTTGCGGGCAGCTCGGCCGGGTTTTGGTTATTCGGTAGCTCGTAGACCGGCGTCTGTGAGGATGTTTCTGGCTTATAACCATCGGGCGACTGAGGGTACGGTGGAGCTTGGGTGGATGCGGGAGCTCCCTCGGTCTGCCGTTTTCTCCGTCTCCAGAGGAAGAATGCCACAAGCGCAATCGCAAGAACACCAAGCACTGCTCCAATGACAATACCCGCGATGGCACCGCCCGAAAGGCTACTGTTGTCAGAGCCGCCAGAATCTGTATCGGGTTGGCCCGTTTGGTTGCCGGAGTCGCCTGTTGTCGTTGCTGAATCGGCAGTTGACTCAGGAGCCTGGGCATGGTTAGcgattgatgatgaagatgatagATTCTACTTGCGTTCGAAAAAACGGTACTATACGCCGCGTCGTCCACGTTGCTCACGCTCGTCATGAGCCACCGCTGCCTCCTTTGGTACCCATCAAGGTTTGGGCTCATGTACACCGGGCCGTTTGGGATGACATCGAGGTGATATTTGCTGCCGTTGTGTACATTGATGAAGCGGTACGTGTCATTCTTTCCCCATAGTGCCACGTCCCATTGTTGTCCATCGCTTCCGTCGCTGTTTCGTAGACAAGCACGCGTGCGTCTGTTCTCGACTGACTCGCTTGGGCGGTAGCAGACGGCGAACTGCTTTCGTGTCGTGGTTTCGGAACATCGGAGAGCGTATCGACCCGGTACCTTGCCTATCGGTTGCTTGGCACACTGGGTTAGCAAAAGAAGCCGAGCATCGTGCTTGGTGATGAACTCACAAATTGCCAGTACGTCTTCCTTTTGGCCACGGGAAACACCTTGAAATCCCCATCCTCCCACGTCTGTAGCATCGCCTTGAAGTCTCCATCGTAATCGTCCACATTCTCCTCTGTCATATGATACCAGACATTGGGATCGATGTCGGTCGCCGGTTCGAGCTTCGCCATGTTTGCAAGATGAAGTGGGCAAAAAGGAAAGATGGAACAAACAAGGTAAGGTGGAGCAAGAAGACAACAAGGAAATGGATGATAAATGGGACAAGACGTCAGAGGTAATCATCCTGTCAGACGCTAGGAGCATCGGTTGCTTAGTGGCGGCGAAGATCGACGGCGGTCGCACCATTCACAGCGCGGAGGATTGAGCTTTGGTAACTAGGCAGGGGGCGAGATGCGCTCAGCGTTGCAAGTCATTGATATGGCCTTTCTCATTTGTTGGAAGATTGGGTTAATTTGAGGGCCCTTTTTCACATGTGGCACTCATTGGCTCATCGGCACGGCTCGAATGTGTTGATCATGGAGGGTGGCCAGTGAGACGACGATCTttcctcaaggtcgactTGACTGGCCGAGCTATTATTAGGCAAGGCTTTTTGGCATCGCCGCAGCGAACGATGATAAACACCAAAGCTGTTCAACTGGTATGTAGCACTGGAATCTCATCTTCTGGCTCTAAATTCACGATGAATGCTGTTGGGCATGGTGATTAACAGAGTCGACAGTGGGGGATGCAAGAGAAATGCTTTCTGAATAGGTAGTGCTATTAAGCCTGAAAATATAGGACCTCTATAAAGCTCAAACAGACGTTGAGCTACTAGTCTGCTCCTTCACTTCTCAGAGGCCTTCTTGACAGCCTGTCTCAACTCTTCGTCCAACAGACCAGAATCAACGTAATTGATATCAAACCACTCGACACCGTCCCTCATGCCCTGCATGACTCCCGGCACTTGGTTTGTGTATTCGTAACGGTAAAAACTGATTTCATCCTCCCGCCTTTCCGTCAGTGAAGACTCAGTGCTGTCCACATCGGACTCGGTCTTGTCCTCCCTGACCTCTGGATCCCACTGAACGTGCAGGAAGCCGCCTTCATCAGGCTCGTCCCATTTGTCATCCAGCCTATCAATGATCAATATGGAGCGCTGGCCTGACTCAGGAAACCCGCAATCCATCCGGGGGATGTAAAAGTCACCCTTTCCTGTCGCGTTTCTCGCAGCTATTTCCTTGACGTTATGCCCCCTGCACCTTTCTGCGCGCTTAGCTGGTGAAGTGCCTTCGGACATAGCCAGGCCGTAGAGATCGATTCGATCAAGCGTCTCGCGGCCCATGGCGCTTCGCTCGTCCCACGTGTCCTCGTATATCTTGAGtgccagcttcttgagctgcttcatGCTTTTCCCGCTGTTGGATCGTGTGTCGTATATCTGGAGACCCCATTTTGGTCGCTTGATGGGTTCTGGATTCTCCCAGGCTTCCCGGGCTTCCCAGACTGAGCAACAGAGTGTGCCGTCGTGAGAGGGGGCCTCTTCAGTGACCATCCAGAATCTGATCCTAACTGGAGCCTTGCCTCCC
This region of Fusarium keratoplasticum isolate Fu6.1 chromosome 7, whole genome shotgun sequence genomic DNA includes:
- a CDS encoding Ribonuclease T(2); this encodes MAYTRLLIPLTLMSGASAASSKSCPRDLPLSCHNTTAVADTCCFIPAGQLLQTQFWDANPAAGPSDSWTIHGLWPDYCDGTYPQFCDTSREYDDIRGIVSQFLGNSTLSYMNKYWVSDNGDDESLWQHEWDKHGTCISTLNPDCYTGYRTGAEAADYVKRTVSLFKTLPTYKWLSEAGIEPSESKTYTASEIQDALEEQHGAQVTIGCSGKTLNEVWYHFNVQGSLQEGTFVPSDPDGSKSSCPDSGIKYLPKSS
- a CDS encoding FAD-binding-3 domain-containing protein; its protein translation is MSVTKPILISGSGLASLLLAQSLRLSKIPFRIFERDESFIFRAQGYRLRLSTEGLDAIESVLDAKTWEHFWDKCGKTGGSGFSAFDAVTGEQTEHVVPEKLVSRGGKVVGIARGDMRRIFAEGCEDHIEWSRNVTGYELTDDGVRAIFSDGTKSIEGSMLVGGEGIYSKVAKQVSGGKLKVYDTGARGIHGQAPTTAFKGLGEGVFRLRDATRSDGAVFIITNVRPGELDDPNVEFGWTMGGEPGVIRAPNDDYTIVGKQAADIAKSISKDWHPRFKPLFDEMNESEAAFWKITCSTPSGVPEWPNEPRVTVIGDAVHSMTPAGGIGANTAVRDSALLGRLLREAGGYKPGVTAAYEKEMRVYASEAVNESYTGASGAFGIKIDEETSPVV